The genomic interval CGGGTGTCGGGGGCGAACGCGATGTGGTGGAGGCGATTGCCGTGCTTGGTCCAGTCGTCGGAGTAGACGATGTCGTAGGACTTCAGGCTGAAGTGGAACCACCAGGCGGCGAACTTGCCGTTGTCCAGCCGGATGCGTTCTGACTCGCGCATGCCGAGCGCGTCGATGAGGAAGCGGCCGTTGGCCTCGACATCCTTCGCGAGGAAGTTGATGTGGTCGAGTCGCCGCGCATTGACTCCGCGGCCCGGAAACGCGGACGCCTGATTCTTCAGCGCCGGCCGGTCTTCGTCGCCTGCGACGTAGCGCTCGGTGTCGTAATAGATCGCGAGCGAGTGCCCGTCGGGATCGCGGAAGGCGTAGGTCGCACCCGTGCCGACCTCGCCGTCCACCCAGCCGTCGCCGAGGCCGGTCGCCTCGATCGCGGCGACGCGCCGCTCGAGAGCGGCTTGCGACGACGCCCGCACGGACGTGCGGCCCACGCCCGCGGCATCCGAGGCCGTGAGCTTGATCGTGTAGAGCTCGTACTCATCCCACGTGCGCAGGAACACCGAGTCGCCCTGCTCTGCGACCACGCGCATCGCCAGCAGATCGCGGAAGAACCAGAGGCTCTTCTCGATGTCGGGGGTCAGGAGCTCGACGCTCCCCAGGTGGGCGACGTCGAACGAGGTCTCGTCGGTCATCGTGCGATCCTCTCTGAGTTGCGGTCGATCAGCCGGCAGGTCGGGGGTAGACCACGCCGTCGAAGAGCTTGCGCGCCGTGCGGACCGATACCGACGTCCCGCGCCAGAACCCCGCATCATCCTGGTGCACGCCCACACGCGCAGGGAACGAGCCCGTGGGGTGCTCGATCTCGATGGGCCCGTCCGCCGGCAGGTCCGCGAGGTCCGAGCCGACGGCGCCGGGGATGCTGACTCCGGCCGCGACGGATGCCGCCATGAGCACCCCGATCGAGGTGTGCACCCGGCGAGGGATGAACGCGCGGGTCGAGATCGCGCCGCCGGAGCGGGGCGCCGAGATCAGGAACATCTTCGGCACCGTCTGACCCGACACGTCGCCCAGCCCCATCAGAGGCCCTGCTGCGAGGCGGATCTGTTCCAGCGTGCGCACCAGGTCTGCTCGGCCTTCCAGGTCTGCGGGCGCTTCGTGTCCGCTCAGCCCGAACTCGTCGGCGCGCAGCAGCACGACCGGCATCCCGTTGTCGACGAGG from Microbacterium pumilum carries:
- a CDS encoding VOC family protein, with amino-acid sequence MTDETSFDVAHLGSVELLTPDIEKSLWFFRDLLAMRVVAEQGDSVFLRTWDEYELYTIKLTASDAAGVGRTSVRASSQAALERRVAAIEATGLGDGWVDGEVGTGATYAFRDPDGHSLAIYYDTERYVAGDEDRPALKNQASAFPGRGVNARRLDHINFLAKDVEANGRFLIDALGMRESERIRLDNGKFAAWWFHFSLKSYDIVYSDDWTKHGNRLHHIAFAPDTREDILKAADIFLENGIHIESGPHKHAINQTFFLYVWEPGGNRIEFANAGARLLLDPDQPVVEWSEEERKKGQAWGMKTIETFHTHGTPVVDQPRQRQQP